In Mycteria americana isolate JAX WOST 10 ecotype Jacksonville Zoo and Gardens chromosome Z unlocalized genomic scaffold, USCA_MyAme_1.0 Scaffold_18, whole genome shotgun sequence, the following are encoded in one genomic region:
- the ARK2N gene encoding protein ARK2N isoform X3, translating to MKMEAVGKAEELVDSEVPPKTSEKQETASDEDGPIELETQTRKGNVPTAADSVVLSSMPCLLMELRRDSSESQLASTESDKPTGGRVYESDSSNHCMLSPSSSGHLADSDTLSSTEENEPCQAEAAVEGDPSAVSGAAVGRKSRRSRSESETSTMAAKKNRQSSDKQNGRVTKVKGHRSQKHKERIRLLRQKREAAARKKYNLLQDSSTSDSDLTCDSSTSSSDDDEEVSGSSKTITAEIPAGFSRAGGSGGATREIPGLLDRGTVWDRNCIGNVLEEAMNCFAEMQRQTEEKFRMWIEKLTRLDTDEESKQQLEPREPKIQLVGQRIPPTTQSGAFIQMPDSQVLPQQSFNSYMGYQNVDAMLEFPATFNNSLPLIFPENGNIAEPDLNQS from the exons ATGAAGATGGAGGCAGTGGGAAAAGCAGAAGAACTTGTTGATTCAGAAGTTCCACCGAAGacttctgaaaagcaagagaCTGCTTCTGATGAAGACGGACCTATAGAACTGGAGACGCAAACTCGGAAAGGCAACGTGCCCACTGCAGCAGACTCTGTGGTGCTTTCTTCAATGCCTTGCTTGCTGATGGAACTAAGGCGAGACTCCTCGGAGTCTCAGCTAGCATCTACAGAGAGCGATAAGCCAACAGGTGGTCGAGTTTACGAGAGTGACTCTTCTAATCATTGCATGCTTTCCCCTTCTTCCAGTGGGCATTTGGCTGACTCGGATACGTTGTCTTCCACAGAAGAGAATGAGCCCTGTCAAGCTGAAGCTGCTGTAGAGGGAGACCCTTCTGCAGTGTCTGGGGCTGCAGTTGGGAGGAAATCCAGGCGATCCAGGTCCGAAAGTGAAACTTCAACAATGGCTGCCAAGAAAAACCGACAGTCTAGTGATAAGCAGAATGGTCGAGTTACCAAGGTAAAAGGTCATCGAAGCcaaaagcacaaagaaagaatCCGGCTGTTAAGACAGAAACGGGAGGCAGCTGCTCGCAAGAAGTACAacctgctgcaggacagcagtACCAGTGATAGTGACCTGACGTGTGACTCGAGCACAAGTTCAtcagatgatgatgaagaggtttcagggagcagcaagacAATCACTGCAGAGATACCAG CTGGCTTCAGTCGTGCTGGGGGATCTGGAGGAGCGACCAGGGAAATTCCAGGATTGCTTGACAGGGGCACCGTGTGGGATAGGAACTGCATAGGCAATGTCCTGGAAGAGGCTATGAACTGCTTTGCCGAGATGCAGAGGCAGACAGAGGAGAAATTTCGCATGTGGATAGAAAAGCTAACCCGTCTTGACACggatgaagaaagcaagcaacaacTGGAGCCCAGGGAACCTAAAATTCAACTAGTTGGCCAAAGAATCCCCCCTACCACACAGTCAGGGGCTTTCATACAGATGCCCGATAGCCAAGTACTTCCACAGCAGTCGTTTAATTCTTACATGGGCTATCAAAATGTTGATGCTATGCTAGAGTTTCCAGCGACTTTTAATAACAGTTTGCCACTGATCTTTCCAGAGAATGGAAATATTGCAGAGCCTGATCTGAATCAATCATAA